GGCCGGTTACCTGCGGTTCCTCGAGCGCCGGCTACGCGAGGAGTTCGGCTTCGAGGGCACCCCGGTGAAGCTGAGCCTGCGGGTCAGGGAGCGCCGCGGCCGGTCCCGCTGACGCCCCCTGACCGGCGTCGTCGTCAGGGCGGCGACACGGCGCGCGGGTAGTAGGTCGTCGCGGGGTGGGAGCGGAGGAAACTGTAGGCGATCTCGCCCGGCGGCTTCGGTGGCCGGTTCTTCGACTGCCACGGCACCACCTTCCGGAACGCCTTCCATGCCGCTGTCGGAGCGGTGCCGAACGACCGGTCCATGTTCAGCTTCTCGCCCTGGATCTCCCGGATGTTCAGCCAGTACGTGGCAGTCAACAGGCTCTGTGCCTGCAACCGTCCGAGGTCGGTGAGCATGGCCTTCAGGGCCGCAACCTTGAGCGAGGTCGAGGCCTGCAGATCCTCGACGTTCGCCACGATGGAGTTCCCCTCCACCGGTATCGGGTTCTGGTGTGTGTGCACCGACTGCAGCAGGTCAGCGAGGGCGTAGCTGTCCGCTCTCGGTGCCGCGCGGGTCTGCTGCTGTGCCGTCAGCCCGTACGAGGGCTCGATGACCGTGAAGAACGTGCTCTCGAACCGCAACGGCACCATCGCGTCGGTGACCGCGCAGTTCGCGAGCGCGTTGGTCAGCGCCTCGATCTCGTTGGCGACCGGGTAGGGATCCCAGTTCGCGTTGGAGAGTATGTAGCCGTGCCCGCATCCGGTGCCGCCGAGGCCCTTGCCCACACAGCGCTCGGTGTTCGGGCCGCCCTTGACGTAGTACTGCTTGAGCCACGGTTCGTTGAGCTCGGGCGCCGAACTCGGCGACCAGCCCGGTGCCACGGACGGGTTGTGGTCGGAGGCGTTGATCTGGATCAGCAGGGCATCGCGCAGCTGTTTCCAGGCGGTCCACGCCGCGGCGTTGCGCTGGCTCATCGCACGCAGACTCTCCGGATCCTGGATGATCCGCTTCGGTACGCCGTCCTCGGACTCCTCGTCCCTGGCGAGGAGGTAACTGCCCTTGATCATGTCGAGCACGCGCGCGGCGGTCGCCTTCCATTGCGGGTCGGGGCGGATGGCGCGCACCGGCGCGGCGAGGGGGGTGATGCTGCTGTTCATCGCCTGGAGATCCATGGCGTAGAGCAGGTCCTGCCAGTTCAGTGCCTGTTGCGCGTCGTGGACGTGCAACGCGGCCTGTCCCATCGAGTACGCGTTGCTGCTGGTGAGGGCGGCTTCGTCAGCGGCGAACGGCGCACCGGGCGCCAGTGGCTGTGCGGGCTGGTCCTGGAGCGGCTTCAGGCCCGCCTCGGCCAGGGCACGCTTCGCGGTCATCCGCTTGCCGTGGAAGTACGCGTACCCGACTCCCACCATCGTCGCCGCGACGTTGCCGAGCTGCGGCAGGTCACCTTCGCCCGGCGACCCCCGCGACTGGACGACCGGCGTGACGTCCTTGTTGAGCAGGTCGACCAGCATCTGCGTGAGTTGGGGGCTGGCCGCTTCGTAGCTCATCGTGTTGACGCGGAAGGCCATCATCGCCCGCACGACCTCGCGGCTGGCCTCGGGACCTGATCCTCCGGTCGCGCCGGACCTGAAGTTCCTCAGCTGGCTCTGGAGCAGATAGTCCCGGTTGGAACAACGCTGTCCGGTGGTCGGACAGGTCGGTGAATCCGAGGTGACCTTCGTCGACAGCGGGTCGCCAGAGAAGATCACTTCCTGCCGTCCCGAGCCGGCGGCCCGGTTGAACCAGTAGACGGGCACGCCCTCTCGTGCGCCCTGGAGAAGCAGGTAGTAGGCATTGAGCGAGCGTTGCCGAGCTCCCGAGGTGAGCCGGATCTTCGCGCCGTTCCTCGCGACGTCGACGATGTCGCCGATGGACATGCGCTTTCCGTCGGCCGTGACGGTGCCATCCGCGTTGACCGTCGTGTAGGCCGATGTTTCATACGCGGAAACAGCTTGTGTCGATCCACGAACCTCTTGCGGATAGATGCTCGACGTCAAGGTGGCCATCAGTCCGATGGCGACCAGGACGACCAGAATGCGCCGTGTGCGCAGGAACCGTTGCCTCATGGGATAAACCCTCCAGAGCGGGCGCCGCCGGTGAATCGACGAAGCGGCGACCTGCCGTCAGGTCCCAGGGTCCTGGCCAGGGTTTACCGGGATGAAATTTCGATTCACATTAGTGGATGGAGATGGCTGAGCGGAAGATGTGCGCTCGAAGTCAGCGGTCGGGTGCGACGAGCTGTAGCCATCATCGGAGACGGGCTTCCACTGCAAGACGTCCTCGAAGCCGGCTGGGAGGATCCGGTGGCCTGATAGGTTCTGCGTGGTCACGGCTTGCTCCGGCGCGGGCTTGGTGGGATCAACACGTTGGACGTTTTCGGCACCATCACGAGGTCGCGGCTGCACGACGCCATCGTCGAGGAGATCGTCGGCGGCATCCGTGCCGGCCGGCTGGCCGCGGGCGACTCGCTGCCGGCGGAGCGGTTGCTCGCCGAGCAGTTCGGTGTCGGGCGCAGCTCGGTGCGCGAGGCACTGCGCATCCTGGAGCACGCCGGCGTCCTCGAGGTGCGGGTCGGCAAG
Above is a window of Streptosporangiales bacterium DNA encoding:
- a CDS encoding aromatic amino acid lyase, giving the protein MRQRFLRTRRILVVLVAIGLMATLTSSIYPQEVRGSTQAVSAYETSAYTTVNADGTVTADGKRMSIGDIVDVARNGAKIRLTSGARQRSLNAYYLLLQGAREGVPVYWFNRAAGSGRQEVIFSGDPLSTKVTSDSPTCPTTGQRCSNRDYLLQSQLRNFRSGATGGSGPEASREVVRAMMAFRVNTMSYEAASPQLTQMLVDLLNKDVTPVVQSRGSPGEGDLPQLGNVAATMVGVGYAYFHGKRMTAKRALAEAGLKPLQDQPAQPLAPGAPFAADEAALTSSNAYSMGQAALHVHDAQQALNWQDLLYAMDLQAMNSSITPLAAPVRAIRPDPQWKATAARVLDMIKGSYLLARDEESEDGVPKRIIQDPESLRAMSQRNAAAWTAWKQLRDALLIQINASDHNPSVAPGWSPSSAPELNEPWLKQYYVKGGPNTERCVGKGLGGTGCGHGYILSNANWDPYPVANEIEALTNALANCAVTDAMVPLRFESTFFTVIEPSYGLTAQQQTRAAPRADSYALADLLQSVHTHQNPIPVEGNSIVANVEDLQASTSLKVAALKAMLTDLGRLQAQSLLTATYWLNIREIQGEKLNMDRSFGTAPTAAWKAFRKVVPWQSKNRPPKPPGEIAYSFLRSHPATTYYPRAVSPP